The segment aaatctgccagtcttcatttctaaagtgtactgcgtgtagattaaatcataaatcgGAGGGCAGCAGCCAAGGCGGGTTCAAAGCAGGCCTAGGAGGGTATGATGTGGGCGGAGGATGGCAATGAATCAATGTGCCTAGAATACGGTTTTACAAGCCGTgcacataataataatatgttgtgattaaaaaataaataaataaataccacacAAAATGCAGTTGCACAGCTCGCTGGTCACTTTGTCACAAATCCTCAGAATTCAGGGAGACTGAATGGAAAACTGAGTATTTTTATGCAATTTTTGGGTCAAGTTTGAGCCGTCAACTCATCTCCAGCAGcctcagcccagtgagatactactcCTAACATATAACACATTTCTTTCACTTATTATCTTCGTCTCTCcagaacaaacaataatttttacagaaactaaagtcCAACTGATAACTATAACTCAAGAGACCAGTGTTGTGTGGCACTGATAAATAAACAAGGCAAACAGGGAGTTATGTTTTTTATACAGTATCTATGTGGTCCTCATTTCACTGGAAGTACATATTATTGTTCCCTTCTGTGCGGATAGGAATGTTCTcctgcagacacacatacacGGTGTTTGTGGTATGTTCAGGTGCTTTATTTCTGGCCAGACTCTTGTGATGTGATGTGCAGAGACAGAACAGGAGGGCCTGTCTTTGCTGCTGGTTCTCAGCACCTGTTTTGTGAATCTGAGCTCTAATCCAATAATAGAACACCTGAGTACCTACAGTACGAACATAAATCGTGAATACACTTCAGCAGTCAAATCCATCTCCTTTATTAAAGTGTCTGTCATGTGTTACAGATTTGGGACACAGCAGGTCAGGAGAGGTTCCAGTCCTTAGGCGTAGCTTTCTACCGTGGAGCCGACTGCTGCGTTCTGGTCTTCGACGTCACCGCGCCCAACACCTTCAAGACCTTAGACAGCTGGAGGGACGAGTTCTTGATTCAGGCGAGCCCTCGAGATCCAGAGAATTTTCCCTTCGTGGTGCTGGGCAACAAGATCGACCTGGAGAACAGACAGGTTGAATAACTCGCTCCAATTTGTGCTGGTTGTCCTTTTTTAGAAAAAGCCATAATCCTATGCTTCTTGTTTTCATCACTAAcgtcagctgttttgtttgccaGGTACCAACCAAACGAGCGCAGGCTTGGTGTCAGAGCAAGAACAACATCCCATATTTCGAAACCAGCGCCAAGGAGGCAATCAACGTGGAGCAGGCCTTCCAGACTATTGCACGCAACGCTCTTAAACAGGTAGGCAGTTCGCTTTGAAGCACGTGTTTTGCGGAGAGGCGTCGAGCCCGCCACTCAACGTGGCTTCTCTGTCTGATCTCAGGAGACCGAAGTGGAGTTGTACAACGAGTTCCCTGAGCCAATAAAGCTGGACAGGAACGAGCGAGCCAAGCCGTCTGCAGAaccctgcagctgctgaggacTCTGAAGATCATCGGGGGGGAGTGGGGTCGCCCTCAACACCCTGTCTTGCCTTGTCTATTTACACCCTTCCCCATGGCCAACTGTGTTATGCCCTGAAGCCCACCATCCAAGCAGCATCCCACTCATAAAGTATATTACTACACAACGTGCTGCAGTCACTTCCTGTGTCAacaaaatccacattttctATAAAACGAGTCTCCTAGCCCAAAGAACACCTtaagaaaacatgacatttaccTGTATGATGCTTGTTACTTCCCAGTGTTTCCCCTCGTTCCTTCATGATGGTTTGGGTTCATTTCATTCTCAGTTCCACATAAATTGCTGCTTTCACTCCCGATTTTGCtcctgtctgcttttattttgatacttTCAGTGCAAAATTGAAACATCGCATCCATGTATTTGAAGGTTTTGATTTAGGTTAgacaaattgtttgttttttttaaaatcaaagtttagtTATTTGTGgtggttgttttctgtttttgacgGCCCATCACTGCTGCATGAACAAGGAAACCCCTGCTGGCCCATACTCATTTGTGTTGTGGCTTAAAATACTGTCACTCTCGAAAACACTTGTTACTATTGTTTCATACAAGCCTCACGAGAAGAAAAGGTTATTCATTgggtacgtgtgtgtgtgtatgtatgcgtgagagagagagagaacttGCACAAGTAGATTACAATAATATGCTGGTTATTAATTGGCAAAAAATAAGATTACAGTGCAACAAGTTCATCAAATATAACCTATTCACTTTTTTATCATACTATCATACTCGGTAAGTTCAACTTGTGGAGACGACTCATTTTGAGCCACAGTAATTGGTGTGATTGTCGCTCAGGTTGAGACTTGGCTCCATGATGTCAGCGCTGTTCCTTCACTTCAGGAACCACGGTTCTTCTTGTAATCTATTAGTCCATTCAGCATCTGATGTGGGAACGAACCAAATCAGTGCAGCGTATCAATCTGCCTGACAGACCTTgagattttctttcaaatgtctttttgcttttagcttgttcttttgtttttgttttgttttttcctgtcaaCTATTGCGAGAATTTGTAAATCTGCGTACATCGTGTTGTAAATCTCCATATTTTGACTCTACAAGTTGCTTGTGTTGATGAACCATTTAAGTGCTTGACGTTTCTTTTTAACCAATCAGATCTTTAACTGCTTGTTTGTATTATGTTAGAAAGCATACATACTGTAACTCTGAAAGTTGGAAAATGTGGGGAAGTATTTGGCATTCATTATTATTACATATTAATATGATAAATGCACAGCATCTACATCGTTTCAAAATGTCTGTGTTTCAagtaataaagataataaaactcTTGACTTAAGCATATGGTGTTTAAagggatttatttattagtattgAACTGTAAAAAATCCTTGTGCATgcaaaaaaaggtgcaaaaacatgtaaacatcctatgaaaatgaagagaaaatatAAACCTAGATGATCTGTCAATGTGCAGCACATTCAGAGTCACTTGGTCCTGGGTTTCTTGTTGGCCCCCTGAAGCCACAGTTGCAGAGCTCCTACGGACGCGTCCGTCCTCTCTGCCCTGCCGTCCCGCTCTTCTTTGCTCTCGCTCGTGAGGGACTCTTTCCTCTTTGCGGAGCCGCTGCTGGACAGCCAGCTCATCATCATCTTGCTGCTTGCTGTGGGTTTGGGCTCctgtaaacaaaccaaaaggtCAAACCTGCCAGATGAAAACCTTTCTCTCTGGGCCGTTCTGTTATGGTTTCTGACCGCAGTTCGGGAAACACCCAGTTGATACCTTTTTCCTGTTGAGGTCCACCGGCTGGAGGCACTCGGGGGAGTTGTTGCGCGAGTTGTTGACGAGAGAGGACACGGGGTGAAAAGTCAAGGTGTTTTTCGACTGCAGCAGCTTCAAGGCGTCTAGAGACTTCACCGCGCCAAAATCGAGCCATCTCCTTACTTCTTCTTCTCCGTCCAGGATCGCTGGCATCCTGAAACAGACCCAGGAAGCCATTTATGAAGTTCTAGGGACTCGAAGGAAAGGAAATAAGCTCTGTTACGAGCTGTTCGTACCGATCGTGAATGCTTTCCAGGTTGGGAGACGCATTCACAGTGATGACGCTGTACGAGTACAGGGGCTCTCCACCGGCTGGTGGCGTCCAGCAGTCAAACACTCCAGCCATAGTCAGCAGCCTCCACCCTGTCCACTCTGATGGTGCTTCTCTATCCttgccaacataaaaaaaacagggactctttttattttgacagttcTTAGAATGATACTGACGTCTAAGCCTGATGTATAAAGTTGTGTGTTGCATGAAATTCTAAcatcaaagaaaacaacctGAAGACTTTTGTTTTACCCTTGCCACAGTTACTTCTTTTTactttcataaaaagaaaacgttCGAAATGCAGCTGTTGCAATAAAAGCGCAAACCTCTGACGAACCAGGAGAGGTCTCGCCCGGAGGGtacaaaatatttgatttctCTTCACTGCAAACCGGAGGCATGGGGTCATCCTGATCCTCTTTTTTATCCTGGCTGGGCCCCTTAGTCTGGGGGAAGTAGATGAAGAAAGGCTGCTTCTCTTTTTCCCTCCTCTGCCACTCATAAAACCCATCAGCCAGGATGACACAGCGCTGCCCCTTCAGCAGGggatcctttaaaaaaaagaaaaattcaaaacCTTTGACTTCTTCGACAATTGACTAAAAGCTTGAACACAGAGTAGGTGGTTTTCTACCTTGTATGACTTCTTCTCGAGTATGTTCTCACTGCGACAGTTACTGGTGCTGTACTGCATCTTGCCGGTGTCGTTCTCCCTGAACCAGGCAGGTATTAGGCCCCAGCGCATGGAAACCAAAACACGTTCATCCACAGGAGCATTCTGAGGAAACAATCAAAGCACAACgcaaacatttacacaacacAAAGGCTAACTCATCATAAAATCCACTCGGACAGAATCAGgtctctgcagctttgtttttatgttgctgaGGTGATACAAATAAATGAGGAAATGTGTGAATATTCTTTTAGATCGCACTGAACAGTGTATGTTACTGTACAGAAGCTCACAGGAAGCTATTTGTTTGTATAGATTAGACCAAAAGCGAACACGTTCAGTTCAGTACAACACAATCAGACTCAATTTGTTTGTAATGAAGTAATTAATTTTTAAGTCATCAGGTTGCACCTAACATTCACTTCGATAgaataaacaattaaaggcccattccttgaaggaatatgCCTGTCTCCCATTTTGGACAAAGATCATCTAAttctgagaaatgacagagtcaTAGCtggtttggtcaaatcttgtaaacaatgttttgcctgcagatgtaaatccaattactttctgagttttattaaaatccactcagtgatccatgagattttttttctaacaggcAAACAGGGCTGACGGCAACACTTGTTTagcaaattatatatatataatatatattgttattatatatattatatatcaCGCAGAGTGTAGTGCtcaaaagtatgtgttggggactaCTCTCGgctgctgccacaccaaatattttaaccatatctgtaaaactgactgagttatagccactttcgTCCTgcttaaggtcagttggctgtggcagccatcttaattcGGGTTGACttgactccaaagattaatcaggtgtagatgcacatccagttattacctcctacaagtttcattaaaaactgtccaacggttcatgagatattttgctaacagctaaTAACCATGTAGTCATTGACTCCTTTAACAGGACAGAAGACATTattaatctttaaatattaCAGCATCCTCAGGTGGGTACAGGTGATGATTTGGCGCGCTGCAGTTTGAACTTCGTCACGCGCTGATGCGCACCGTCAGCCGGGGTGAAGCCCATTATAACGGCTATAACATCTGCACAGGTGCAGCACATCGACTTAATTAGCTCCGGAGACCTTTTCGAGGTGCCTGTGGGACACCAGGACCGGGCTCGTGGACTGCGGGCTCTTGTTATAGGACGGTCGGTATCTGTCCGCGTCCCCGTCCCTCCAGCGGGGCCGTCTCCGCTGCCCGCCCCGGTCCCTGTAGGCGCAGGCTCGACTCACTTCGTCCGGGGCGAGAGTGCACGCAGTTCGTCCACACATGTCCCAGAGCTGAAACACAGCGGGCCGACACGGATTGGGACAAACAGCACGTTAGCTTGACCTGCTCGAACCAAAACACAGCTTTCTTACTGTGAAGACTTTCAGAACACGACTCGactcacctttttttgtttttcactgcgGCTAGCTTGATAGCAGTAGTTTTTCAATGTTTCGACGTATATCACAAGGGGGAAAACCAGTGTGTCTTCTGTGTTGTGAGCTGGTATTTAGCTGTGGTGTGTTTGAATCTAGTTCGGATATTTGCCTGGGCAGGGACTGAAACGACTGTTCATTGGGGTGTACCCCATTCAATCGCCGGCTCACGTGACGGCGCACCGCGCAGTGGCAGAAACTTTTCTTTACGTTAAAGAGATAAACTCCTCTCTCGCGGCTCCTCGTCACTTCCAGCTGGGTCATGCGCCGGCGCACTGATAAGGAGTGTTCCTTCAATCCATCCTGGAGCAAAGATGGCGACAGGTTACGCAAACCAATAGCAAGTAATGGAGAGAATGATAAATGAACGATTGAGTTACTTTGTTGAGAAGAAGAGTTATTTATCAACATTTCAAAGTGGATTTAGAAAAGGTAGAAACACTTTGGatcctgttttatgtttagaaCATGAAATCAAAAAAGGGCAAGTTAATAAGGATAGTGTTGGCTGTCTTTTTATTGATCGAGAGAAAGCTTATAATAAAATGTggaaggaagtttttttttttattaaagtaaaaaaagttgGGAATTGGGGGTTCAATGTTTTATTGgataaaagattttttacaaGATCGATCAATACAAGTAAGAATAGGACAACGTTTttcagataatgtttttgttgaaaatggtACTCCTCAGGGAAGTGTAGTGAGTTTCTTTCTATTATGATTAATGATATGTTTGATAAGTTAGAGAATGGAATGGGTTGTTCATTATTTGCTGATGATGGAGCAATATGGAAGAGGGgtaaaaatttaactttttttgttaacaaGCTACAAGAAACAATTAATGAAATAGAAGACTGGTCCTTTAAATGGGGATTCAAAATTTCTATAGATAAAACAGACTATTTTTTTATGAGGAGAAAagtttctgaaaatttaaaattcCGAATATATAATCATGATTTTGGAAAGAGTAAAGCAATTTAAGTTTTTAGGTTTATGGTAAGATGAAAAACATACTTGGAAGGTGCATATTCAGAAAGCAATGGATAAATATAAgagtgttttaaatgtaatgggGTGTCTGGGGACCTGAAAGGACAGCATTGAAATCAACACAGGTTTAATACGATCCGTATTTGATAATGGCAGTATAGTGTTTGGGTCAGCATCAGTTACATTACTCAAAAACTGAGATAATATTCAGTATCAAACCTTGATATTATGTGCAGGTGCCATCAGAACAACTCCAACATCAGCTTTACGGGTAGAAATGGGAGAAATGCCACTTCAGCTCAGAAGATCACAAATACTTTCAACTTACTGGTGTCATTTAAAGGGTCATAATAAAAATCATCCATGTCAAGAGATTTTTAAACTGAGctagaaaaagaaattaaattctTTAGGCTGGACTGTGGAGAACATTATAAAGGATTTTGATTTTTCTCAAATAAATATCAGTCAAACAGTTCCTCAATCACCAGTTCACGCATCTCTTTTACCTCGTAGTGTTGTTGATTTCACTTTGTTGGAAAAacgtaaaaaagaaaacatatcagATCCATATTCAGTACAAGCATATTTAGATTATAAGGATTATGGATATGTCCAAATTTATGTGGATGCGTCAAAACCCAAATAACAGTAATGGGGTTTCATTCATTGCTCCGGAATTCAGTTTCAAAACAGGTAAAAGAGTTACTGATTGAGTCTCAGTTTACACAGGAGAGATGATTGGAACCATTTTAGCTTTGGGATGGATTGAGGAAGTTCGTCCATTAAGAAGTGTAATATGTTCAGATTCAAGTTATATTCATTGAAAAATAATCATTCAGGAAGCAGACCAGACCTTTTATTAGAAATTCAGTTATTAATTTATACAATTCAAGCGATGGGTTTATTAGTTACTTTTATCTGAATACGGTCACATAAAGGAGTAAAAGGAAATGAGCTGGCAgataaatatgcaaaacaagCAACAAGAAATACTTCCACTGATATGTTGGTAGCATTCAGTAAAAGAGAAATCAAATCATAAACAAAAGGTCGGGAAGAAGAAAGAATGGGCAGGTGGCTTTATAGCATTCAAAGGAAAGTTGGTATAATGAGGAGAACAGGGCGaaataaaaaggaggaaacaATTATATCCAGATTACGTTTTGGTCATACAAGGTTAAATAATACATTATTAAAAATGGGAAAACATCCTACAGGgaagtttgatttttgttttcaagaagaGACagtgaaatatgttttattgttctgcCCCAAATATTCAGCTGAGAGAAGGGAACTGGTACGTAGATTACAGgacaacaaactgcagctgaataTACAAGACCTTTTGGATAAACTTTTCACTTCTGAGTCGTATTGGTTTTTTGTTAAGGTgccttaaaaagacaaaattaataGAGAGaatatagttgttttttgtttgtttgttttaaaatctgtgtaatATAGTGTAACACTTTCCCTGGTTATGCGTGGTAACTCACACAAAGGGTGACTCTCGTTGAAATTTGATTACAATCGCTGTTGTCGGCCGCAGCCACGCCATActgaccaacacacacagaggttattttcttttcccctcccttttctttcccagccTTCTCTACCTCCTGTCGTAAACTGTCGTGAACAACTAACTACAGAACATGCTACAATATATTTGGCATCCCGATCCACACTCCATTCCAGTAGATTGCGTTAATAATGCACATCTAAATGTTGCTTGGCAACCGCCATAAAAGGAGaagagttgcttctcatttcttaaacaaccatgtcagAAGACACATCCcatggtcgtggaaaagatgtcagtctgtttgagaagggtcaaatcatcgGCATGCatccagcagagaaaacatctaagctGTCACTCTCCCGTTTCCTCCCTTCCTCACTCCCTCCacatccctccctcctcctctgatgTTTAATGTTGCTCCCTTCCTCCTTCCCACTTTGTATACCTTCAGTTTGGTTATCTTAGCTATTATCATCTTggcctttcattaaaatgattttaactcATAGCTGGCCTTcggtacttttagttagccttagTTACcttttggtttagtttagttttaattttaactttattatgatttcatttagattatcttagctcatatgtGTCGTATTTAGTGTCTCAtggtttagatatgtttagtttcatgatttcatttagattatcctagtAGATATTATTAGAGATATATAGTAGATATAACCCTatagttgtgtgtgttttgactttgtatttttgtgttcacacgttgtaaagcactttgtataaccttgttgctgaaaagtgctatataaataaatttgacttgactagACTTTTCTCCCTTCTaacttcagaaaaaataaagcaaatatctCCAAAATTATGGGAGCGAGCAGCCATGATGAGAACTAtttctaaactaaaacatatGATTACATATTCTCCATCAGTTATTTGAGAGGGAGCCTGGCACAGTTTGTTCCCTCTAAGTTTAGAAAAGAGAGTAAACATCTCTACAACATCACAGTGATCGGCCATATTGAAAGgtatttgcaaacaaaaatacctTTAAGGTTAGTTATTGTCTAATACGTTTAGCAATTGTTTAAAAGTCCCCAAAAACTATTTGGAGTcgactctgtctgttagcaaaatatctcataaaccactgaattttaatgaaaattgcAGAAAGTTTAATGATGTCCATCTACATGTGATTAacttcatgaaactttcaggaagcaaTCCTTGAGTGTTTATTTGTAACTAATTGACTTTTGGTGCCAGCCCAGTTCAAGAAGGCGTCCAGAGCTAATCGACCTGAGCCAACACAAAGACGGCttgtcagtttcacaaataCTGAGTAAAAATTTGacgaggtagtagctgagaatcaatCACAACGGGCTcgctgagcgtgacatctcgcGATAGCTTGTTGCACGAGGCATGTCGCGCACGacgatgttttgttttatttatttatttatttattttaaggtgaccaaagcagcttcagctccttccttcCTCAGCTTTAGCtgaaggcggcgggcgatatgtgTTTCCTCCCATGACCGCCTTAACTTGTTTTACCGCCGTGTCCGAGGAGCGGCTTTATGGaggttgccatggcaacagtaAACACGCTAACAGCCGGTGACACCGTGCGGTGGTTCCTACGGTGAAACTCCAGGTGTCACACCGGCGGCAGGTACAGTGTTGACACAGCTGACAAAAGGACCTCTAACCTCTGTTTACTGCGACACAACATCCTGCTGACAGTGGTCggtgctttttatttacatgaatggtttttaaatgtcagcagcctgtttgtttgttttactgtctcAGCTTATACTTTGACTTGTTGAGGTTTTAATATCAGAGATGCAGTGTCAGGATATTTTCCTTGTTGGGTTAAGTTGTCCAGTTCTGAGCTTTTGTTAAACCAGTCACTTAAGGAAAGAATCACACCCTTTGTGGTGCTGGGTGGAAACCAGGTTGTCTCCTGCAAAGCAACCTGACCCCACAGCACGTGGACAGGGACTGAGCAACAACACCAGCAGTCAGGGACCAGCAAAGCTCTACCACTGCTATGATTTGTCACTTGGttgtctttgtcttctttgcAGTTCTGAGTGTCCAACCAAActgaagaaacaacaacaacaacaatggttCCTCTGCTGAAGAATGAGAGTTAATGTCAGCATGGAGGCTGCTGGGTTTGGTCAGTCTGTCCACCTGAGCCAGGATGGACAGCAGCCTACTGATGGATGCCACTCACTGCGTCCTGATAGTGAGAAAACATACCGAGCAGCtggcaatttttattttacttttttccattCATTCACCTCTGGGTGGCTTCATTGTCATCATTCATGATAAGTCAGAACCACCATCTGCACCCAGATTGAGTCCTAATCTTGTAACTCAgacacacattttacatttttaacccAAACATCAAGAAGCACACattgtcaaatatttattttatatcctttttttaagaattgcaaagagaagaagagctAAAATCGGCCTTTTCTTGCCTTGTGTTGTTCAGGGATCATTTTCTAAACTAAAGTGTCAGAATTACACGGTGTTACACCTCCGAACAACTTGACCCTTGCATGCGTGGAGATGGCATCAAGAATGCTGAATTAATCATGAGGTCAGAAGCAGGACACAGGGTCAAATGTTTGAATGCAGAAGCCACAAAAGCTTTATATTAATAATTCAtacattagctttttttttattccaagcAACAAGTCTTCATTTATGTTACCTTTAAGGTGTAGCTCCATGTTAATTTTATATAGAAATTATAGTGCATTTAAGGAACTTTATCGACATATTTGTGAATgttctccacctgctcctttaGGAAAGGCTAAGACATTTATAATCTACTAATTTTACATCATAAGTCCTCTGTCTCTCAGTTTGAGCTTCGTGAAATAAATAGTGATATAAAtgtgactgtgtttgtgtttcagcaaCACGTGCTGAGGTCAAAGTTATCCTTCCTGCTCTTCACCCAGAAGGACTGAGGACAGCAAAGGCCTTAGCAGATAAAGCTGTCAAGGTGAGCGAGCGTTCCTGGATGCATATAAATAAGAGCTTTATGTAGACGCACACACCGATGTTTGATTGGTCCAAGAAGGAAGCCATCCCTTGTGATTCTTCTGACCCAGATGCATAAGGTGTTCTCCGTCCAGGGCCCTTACCCCGTCATTAGAGCAGCTTTGAGGGCTCGGGGCTGGGTTGAGCAGCGCTTCCATTGCTCCaaacagcagcatcagagcAGTGAGAGCAGATTCAGCTCAAATGATGCAAGTTACAGCGACGAAGGTGAGCGAGATGTGTGTCAGGAACCACATTTGTGTTGCTGAGCGCTCATGTCTGTTCGCTTGTCgtcattttattgttgctgGGCCTTCTCAGAGACCTCAGATAACGTTGAAAAGGAACAGGATACTGATCGACTTCACAACCtcatggtaaaaacaaaacataaggaGGATGTTAATGGTGATCCAAGCATCTgaactttaaattatttcattctCTTTGTATAGTCTCGCCTTGTGCGAAATGAAATGGTTTATTTCTACTGGACAAACCGCAGAGACGCCATCAACACGAACAACTTGCAGAAAGAACAGATAGTTAATCACTTTGCAAAGGCTGCCAGCTTCACCACCAAGGTAGGTTTATTGTAGTTATTGTTCCTTATGGGAAAAGTGCGTCTAATTGAATTCTCCTGCCACGCTCACCTTCATCAGGCGGGGTTGTGTGTGAACTTGAGGAACCTGCACTGGTTTGATTCGGCGGACCCAGACACCTTTTTCCCTCGCTGTTACAGACTTGCGGCCAAGGACGAGAGGCACGCTTTCATTGGTTAGAGCTCATTTTACTCAAGCTTGGCttcacttttctgtttgttttaatatttctcaGTCACTGATCTGATTTTACTCTCAAAGACTTGTTATCACCCACCAGCTAAGAGGAAAGTGTGATATTAGATGGATTTTAGcgacactctcagaaagtaaccatcgagtgaacatctacagctgattaatctTTGCAGTCAGcctagttcaagatggccactacagctaatcggCATcgtccaacacaaaaatggcttttaacatgagctaaaacttggtgtgctATTAACTGAAAGTCATTTATAGCAGCGGCCTccaaccttttcagctccacagaccggttcattatcagaaaGTATTTTCACGGAAAAGCCTTTAAATGTGtggtggataaatacaacaaaataaaatgatatgaccggcatgaaaacgggggtattttttaaaacataataaatgtaaagcgttctgacacgcatcaagagtgagtcatagactgatgtagtggagagaatccagtcatttttcaaaataaatgttctttagtttccataaaaaacaaaaacaaaacaggaatactgtaagttaattattctttctctgcggcCCGATACCAAATGACCctcggaccggtaccggtccacAGCCCAGAGGTTTGGGACCTCTGATTTATAGCACATAGTCTGAGCTCTACACCTTGCACAAcatatttgctttaaaactttccttttagCTGTTGGAATCAGCCCCGTCTGTTtgtatctcatgacccactggacagattttaatgaaacgctcaggaagtaatcattacatgtacctctacaacttattaacttttggcgTTAACCCGATGCAGCACGGCCGCtatagctaatcaacattaggaaacacaaaaatggctacaacttagtcaaatttacagagaTTGAACAAAAACTTGGTTTGCTTGGAACTGATagtcacaacacgtactctgagcgtcTTGTGAGCGTTCACAACATTGCGTAAGATATTGTTATTTAAAAGActggaccaaaatggctctgccccttctcatcataagatgattgaagtctaaaactttggtatgAAAGGCAGTTGGCAGTATGTATTACAGAATATTAAGGAAAACTAGGCcttcatttttacctttttttttctgtgcagaggACTACAGGCGGACAGCGTGCACCAGTCTCCTGAAGTTCATTG is part of the Kryptolebias marmoratus isolate JLee-2015 linkage group LG4, ASM164957v2, whole genome shotgun sequence genome and harbors:
- the hmces gene encoding abasic site processing protein HMCES, whose amino-acid sequence is MCGRTACTLAPDEVSRACAYRDRGGQRRRPRWRDGDADRYRPSYNKSPQSTSPVLVSHRHLEKNAPVDERVLVSMRWGLIPAWFRENDTGKMQYSTSNCRSENILEKKSYKDPLLKGQRCVILADGFYEWQRREKEKQPFFIYFPQTKGPSQDKKEDQDDPMPPVCSEEKSNILYPPGETSPGSSEDREAPSEWTGWRLLTMAGVFDCWTPPAGGEPLYSYSVITVNASPNLESIHDRMPAILDGEEEVRRWLDFGAVKSLDALKLLQSKNTLTFHPVSSLVNNSRNNSPECLQPVDLNRKKEPKPTASSKMMMSWLSSSGSAKRKESLTSESKEERDGRAERTDASVGALQLWLQGANKKPRTK
- the rab7a gene encoding ras-related protein Rab-7a, with protein sequence MTSRKKVLLKVIILGDSGVGKTSLMNQYVNKKFSNQYKATIGADFLTKEVMVDDRLVTMQIWDTAGQERFQSLGVAFYRGADCCVLVFDVTAPNTFKTLDSWRDEFLIQASPRDPENFPFVVLGNKIDLENRQVPTKRAQAWCQSKNNIPYFETSAKEAINVEQAFQTIARNALKQETEVELYNEFPEPIKLDRNERAKPSAEPCSC